Proteins from one Vibrio coralliirubri genomic window:
- a CDS encoding trimeric intracellular cation channel family protein: MFVTTTELINTISVLGTAAFAFSAVLAASEKKTDIFTVVVLGVITAVGGGSTRDVLLDVTVFWSEELYYVWIAVVSSLIGFICVSFLKKRWFHTINLYVDAIAIAMFAIQGTEKAWSLGFGLPLGPIMLGIITAVGGGVIRDVLIQRPTLLLSKELYAIPVALGCTLHATTLALLPQYTDVSAIVSIALVIYIRHLSISKQLAVPKWATLNPV, from the coding sequence ATGTTCGTAACAACCACGGAACTCATAAATACTATCTCTGTCCTTGGTACTGCTGCTTTCGCGTTCTCTGCGGTATTGGCAGCGAGTGAAAAAAAGACGGATATTTTCACGGTGGTGGTATTGGGTGTAATCACAGCAGTAGGGGGAGGCAGCACACGTGATGTATTGCTCGATGTGACCGTGTTTTGGTCAGAGGAACTGTATTATGTCTGGATTGCGGTTGTGAGTAGCTTAATCGGCTTTATCTGTGTTTCGTTTTTGAAGAAGCGTTGGTTTCATACGATCAACCTTTATGTCGATGCGATTGCTATCGCCATGTTTGCGATTCAAGGGACTGAAAAAGCATGGAGCTTAGGTTTCGGGCTACCGCTAGGTCCAATCATGTTGGGTATTATTACGGCCGTGGGAGGAGGGGTTATAAGGGACGTTTTGATTCAACGTCCGACGCTACTGTTATCAAAAGAGCTTTACGCAATCCCTGTTGCATTAGGCTGTACATTACATGCGACTACACTGGCGTTGCTTCCACAATATACCGATGTGAGTGCGATTGTTTCTATTGCCCTTGTGATTTACATACGCCACCTGTCGATTAGTAAACAACTTGCTGTTCCAAAGTGGGCGACATTGAATCCAGTTTAA
- a CDS encoding DUF3299 domain-containing protein: protein MKKLTTTLGLSVALFSAFSVHADTQEIEWIYLVPAQEQAMIRKATQPFLAEHSWDMPEQNKLGSVRKELDGQRVKIPGFIIPLEGDDEIATEFLLVPYYGACIHVPPPPTNQIIYVNSPKDVSAQGLWDTVYLTGTLRTKDTSTDVADTGYQMIDIEIAPYQ from the coding sequence ATGAAAAAGCTAACAACAACCCTTGGACTATCAGTCGCACTTTTTAGCGCGTTCTCCGTTCACGCAGACACCCAGGAAATAGAGTGGATTTATCTTGTACCAGCACAAGAACAAGCCATGATCAGAAAAGCGACACAGCCTTTCCTCGCCGAACATTCTTGGGATATGCCAGAACAAAATAAGTTAGGCTCAGTAAGAAAAGAACTTGATGGGCAACGTGTTAAGATTCCGGGATTCATCATTCCTCTTGAAGGTGATGATGAGATCGCTACTGAGTTTTTGTTGGTTCCTTATTACGGTGCCTGCATACACGTACCGCCACCACCGACCAATCAAATCATCTATGTAAACTCTCCTAAAGATGTGAGCGCACAAGGGTTATGGGATACGGTGTATTTGACGGGAACCCTGAGAACGAAAGATACCTCGACAGACGTTGCCGATACGGGTTATCAAATGATTGATATCGAAATCGCACCCTATCAATAA
- a CDS encoding LysE family translocator, giving the protein MSLESAITFFIAMFIFGITPGPGVFAILARAMVQGWRKCVTLSLGMICSDLIYLALACFGLATIAENWSIAFEVIRYVGAAYLIYLGYKMFKSLPEVQGSAELAAKQSQKSELASFAQGFLISASNPKVILFYISFLPTFIDLTVLRSQDIVLVSALASVALMSGLMLIAVGAGRMASLLKTPRAHKRLNQSAGGIMIAAGSYLAINR; this is encoded by the coding sequence ATGTCATTAGAAAGTGCGATTACATTCTTTATTGCCATGTTTATATTTGGTATTACTCCGGGGCCTGGCGTATTTGCCATTTTAGCTCGTGCTATGGTTCAAGGATGGCGAAAGTGCGTCACGCTTTCATTAGGTATGATATGCAGTGATCTTATTTATCTTGCGCTTGCCTGTTTTGGTCTAGCAACGATTGCCGAGAATTGGTCGATTGCGTTTGAGGTGATTCGCTACGTTGGTGCAGCCTATTTGATTTACTTGGGCTACAAGATGTTTAAGAGCCTACCTGAAGTGCAAGGCTCTGCGGAACTTGCCGCCAAACAGAGTCAGAAATCCGAACTTGCGAGTTTCGCGCAAGGCTTTTTGATTTCAGCATCAAACCCTAAAGTGATTCTATTTTATATTTCGTTCTTGCCCACTTTCATTGATCTGACGGTTCTGCGTTCACAAGATATCGTCTTGGTTTCTGCGCTAGCATCTGTTGCTCTGATGTCCGGTTTAATGCTTATCGCTGTAGGCGCGGGCAGAATGGCAAGTTTGCTGAAAACGCCACGTGCACATAAAAGGTTAAACCAAAGTGCTGGTGGAATAATGATTGCAGCTGGCTCATATTTGGCGATAAATCGATAA
- a CDS encoding LysR family transcriptional regulator, whose translation MNFSIEQLLAFVTVYEERSFSKAAARLNKHRTTTGQVINNLEDVLAVELFERIGRTVEPTEDGKLLYHYAKSAIEQSRIFDNIALSLSYGGLESINFAYPSMTPHRLLSSIRAQLDQDFPNMKVNFLVRTKSQIEQGLASGDIHFGLVMIDKGKGMYSKDSTFIGHIEFLPFVKKGGKLSQLSPTEALTALRSTRQFVLSAFKDEGLKEKLLVSAIHEEVDQLALVIKLVQDELGWAWLPKVLSESPYVTESLETLELDQLKMGMKFSFALWNPHSKQIMEVKKSIMTATDAYVERFIALQNPLN comes from the coding sequence ATGAATTTTAGTATTGAACAGTTACTCGCCTTTGTGACCGTTTACGAAGAGCGTTCATTCAGCAAGGCTGCTGCCCGATTAAACAAACACCGTACAACCACTGGCCAAGTCATCAATAACCTTGAAGACGTGCTAGCTGTTGAGCTATTTGAGCGCATAGGTCGCACAGTAGAACCGACTGAAGATGGTAAGCTTCTTTATCACTACGCTAAGTCTGCGATAGAGCAATCTCGTATCTTCGATAATATCGCGCTAAGCCTCTCTTACGGTGGACTGGAAAGCATCAATTTTGCCTATCCAAGTATGACTCCACATCGCCTGCTCTCTTCCATACGAGCCCAACTCGACCAAGACTTTCCAAACATGAAGGTTAACTTTCTGGTGAGAACAAAGAGCCAGATTGAACAAGGCTTAGCAAGTGGTGATATTCACTTTGGCTTGGTGATGATCGACAAAGGCAAAGGTATGTACAGTAAGGACTCGACCTTTATTGGCCATATCGAGTTTTTGCCGTTTGTGAAAAAAGGAGGCAAACTCTCCCAGCTTTCGCCAACAGAAGCATTAACCGCTTTACGCAGCACACGTCAGTTCGTTTTGAGTGCGTTTAAAGATGAAGGTCTCAAAGAGAAGCTCTTAGTATCAGCGATACATGAAGAGGTTGATCAGCTTGCCTTGGTTATAAAGTTGGTTCAAGACGAGCTCGGTTGGGCGTGGTTACCTAAGGTGTTGTCAGAGTCACCCTATGTAACAGAAAGCTTGGAAACACTGGAGTTAGACCAACTGAAGATGGGAATGAAATTCTCGTTTGCGCTATGGAATCCACATTCAAAACAGATCATGGAAGTGAAAAAGTCGATCATGACAGCGACAGATGCCTACGTTGAACGCTTTATTGCACTGCAGAACCCATTGAATTAA
- a CDS encoding short chain dehydrogenase, with protein sequence MKTIILIGARGKMGQAALMGLGNHNVITAGRSGDVDHIVDITDPQSIEALYKKVGHFDAVVNTVGLCEYNTFADMTEDQWMTTVMSKMMGQINLVRIGQKYIADGGSFTLISGILNVKPIPFAIADATTSGAIDTFVKTVAYEMPRNTRINVINPTVLAEAWDVYGEMMPGFEPVPSKLVGKAFERSVDGFLTGEVIFVDA encoded by the coding sequence CTAATTGGCGCACGTGGCAAGATGGGTCAAGCAGCATTAATGGGACTAGGCAACCATAACGTTATCACTGCGGGTCGCTCTGGCGATGTCGACCACATCGTTGATATCACTGACCCGCAATCAATTGAGGCACTTTACAAAAAAGTCGGACACTTTGATGCAGTTGTTAACACCGTTGGCTTGTGTGAATACAACACCTTTGCGGATATGACTGAAGATCAATGGATGACCACGGTAATGAGCAAAATGATGGGACAAATCAACCTTGTTCGCATCGGCCAAAAGTACATTGCTGATGGCGGTTCATTTACTCTAATTAGCGGTATCTTGAATGTTAAACCTATTCCTTTTGCGATTGCTGATGCTACCACTAGCGGCGCAATTGATACCTTCGTTAAGACTGTCGCTTATGAAATGCCAAGAAACACACGTATCAATGTCATTAACCCGACCGTTCTTGCTGAAGCGTGGGATGTTTACGGTGAAATGATGCCAGGTTTTGAACCTGTACCAAGCAAACTTGTTGGCAAAGCGTTTGAGCGCTCGGTCGATGGCTTTCTTACTGGTGAAGTGATTTTCGTAGACGCGTAA
- a CDS encoding amidohydrolase family protein, with product MNKQIKATQIKRTALAMLVAMSPSVFAYDLVIMNGRVMDPETGYDQVANVAVEDGKIVAITRDAIEGDKMIDAEGLVVAPGFIDTHSHVVAIPVMQKLQLRSGVTTPLALEVGAYPVSDWYQRLEGRSQTNFGASVSSAGIRTKVFNDDYHTRTGTMINDIFDTEEAKASKISGDSMTKIASREQIETISEMVDKELKDGGLGIGVPVGYMSKAATTIETKEWQRLAGEYGVPTFLHGRFSSQLPPTSGLIGIEEMLSGVGIYGGGLLVQHMHQQTLNETPVALKMLDDAKAKGMNVAAEIYPYNYGATIAAADYLEPENYQRNMARDYSDIIETETMKPLTKERYEQLLKENPQASVMFYGATDQDLKNALAHESTIVGSDAFPLMKEDGMMAYSWNTSYEGLQGHPRAAGTQARVLKMVREDNLMPLMSAVSKMSYMPAKFLQDNGINQMSQKGRIQVGADADITMFDPETVTDNSTLKEPGLPSTGIPYVVVNGTVVVGDSKVLPNVYPGKAVRNSVTK from the coding sequence ATGAACAAGCAAATCAAAGCTACTCAAATCAAACGTACGGCCCTAGCAATGCTGGTGGCAATGTCACCAAGTGTCTTCGCTTATGATCTCGTTATCATGAATGGTCGAGTTATGGACCCTGAAACGGGCTATGACCAAGTTGCCAATGTCGCAGTTGAAGATGGAAAGATCGTCGCTATCACTCGAGATGCTATCGAGGGCGATAAAATGATTGATGCTGAAGGGCTGGTTGTTGCACCTGGTTTTATTGATACTCACTCACACGTTGTTGCGATTCCAGTCATGCAAAAGCTACAACTACGTAGTGGTGTTACAACGCCATTGGCTCTAGAAGTTGGCGCTTATCCAGTGAGTGATTGGTATCAACGATTGGAAGGCCGTTCACAAACGAACTTTGGTGCGAGCGTGTCATCTGCGGGTATTCGTACCAAAGTCTTTAACGACGATTACCACACACGCACGGGTACAATGATTAACGATATTTTTGATACCGAAGAGGCAAAAGCATCGAAGATCTCTGGTGATTCAATGACTAAGATTGCATCAAGAGAGCAAATAGAAACGATTTCTGAAATGGTCGATAAAGAGCTCAAAGATGGCGGTTTAGGTATCGGTGTTCCAGTGGGTTATATGTCTAAAGCGGCAACGACCATCGAAACTAAAGAGTGGCAGAGACTTGCGGGTGAATACGGTGTTCCAACGTTTTTGCACGGCCGATTCTCAAGCCAACTTCCACCAACATCGGGCTTAATTGGTATTGAAGAGATGCTATCTGGAGTGGGTATTTATGGTGGTGGTTTGTTGGTTCAGCACATGCACCAGCAAACTCTCAATGAAACACCTGTCGCACTTAAGATGCTGGACGATGCAAAAGCAAAAGGCATGAACGTCGCAGCAGAGATCTACCCATATAACTATGGTGCAACCATTGCAGCGGCGGACTACCTAGAGCCAGAAAACTACCAGCGCAATATGGCACGAGATTACTCAGATATTATTGAAACAGAAACAATGAAACCTCTAACTAAAGAGCGATACGAGCAATTGCTAAAAGAGAACCCTCAAGCGAGTGTTATGTTCTACGGTGCAACGGATCAAGACCTTAAAAACGCGCTCGCTCATGAGTCAACAATCGTTGGTAGTGATGCTTTCCCACTGATGAAAGAGGATGGAATGATGGCTTACAGCTGGAATACGTCTTATGAAGGTCTACAAGGACACCCAAGAGCCGCTGGTACTCAAGCTAGAGTATTGAAAATGGTTCGTGAAGACAACCTGATGCCATTGATGTCTGCGGTTTCTAAAATGTCTTACATGCCAGCTAAGTTCTTGCAAGACAATGGTATTAACCAAATGAGCCAAAAGGGTCGTATTCAAGTGGGCGCTGATGCTGACATCACGATGTTTGATCCAGAAACGGTAACGGACAACTCGACACTTAAAGAACCAGGTTTGCCATCAACAGGTATCCCATATGTTGTGGTTAACGGAACAGTAGTCGTAGGAGACTCTAAAGTGCTGCCAAATGTTTACCCGGGTAAAGCGGTGCGTAATAGCGTTACCAAATAA